The genomic stretch TTTGACCATACCACTGCCATTGTAAACGCGTGCAATGGCATCAAAATCTTTGTCTCGTAAACTTGAAGCAAGACCACGGACTTTGAAAAAAGAAAACATCGCTCTTATTTGTTCATCTTCACATGAACACATGCTGGTGACAAAATCTTGAACACTATTCCAACCAAGGATACCATAGTTATTTCCCATAATTTGACCAGCACCATAAGAAGCAGATTTTAAGGCAGCTTCTTCATCAATGGTCATAGCTGCAATAAGTAATTGTAAAGCTTGAGTATTGGTTTTTTGCTCTTTATATCCCCCATCTTTAGGGCTGATCCACTTCTCTCTCGCAAGATCTTCTGTAATAGCTTGTTTACGCTTATGAGGGGGTAAATTCTTATAAAACTGATGTTTTTCAAAAAGGACTTTTACACGCTGTTCATCATCAAAACCTTTACCATCTGACTCCACAGAAATAATCGCAGCAACGACAGCTTCTTCACACCCAATCTCTTGTGCTAAGGATTTCACCAGACCTTGTGTACGTGCTTTACAGTCACCACTGAGTAATTTCTGTACAATGTCTGTCATGTATCTTCCCCTTCCATATAAATAACACCTTCACCTTCATCATAAGCATGAGGCGGGGCGTTATCATCTATTGTGTCATCTTTATCAGGTGTGGTGTTTATGACATTTTGCGCTGTATTTTCTTGTGCTTCATTAAACAGTTCACACTCGATACTTGTTGTATAACCGCCCGCTGTATCCAACCGATGTTTGACACTTTTAATGCGCCATTGCTCTGGAATGTAAGGACGGAAAGGTGGTGCTTGAATAAGCTTCATTTCAGTTTGAATGAACGGATCTCCACCCATATCACACGAAAATGTCGCTTTACCCCGTGATGATTTATTACGATAAGCAGCAATAGCAGCAACGGCTTCTGATTGATTGTGGTAGGTATATTTTAATTCATGAAAAGGCGCCTGACCGGTTTTGACCTCTTTCTTTTCACCACTGCGTAAATCATGATAGGTTGCTATCACACCTCCTTTCTTTTCTTCCTCTTGCTTTTCAACTTTGTCTTGCTTTTTAAGTGTTTTTTCTGAACGAGCTAATGAACGCAAAGGGGATTCATCCATATGAATGGATGTTTCTTCATCATACTCTTCAATGGTCTCTGGGTTTTGTGCTGCTGATGCTGCTTTTTGATCATCCCCTTCACCCGATGTTAAGCCCTGGGCCTCACCTGCTTCATCGCGTGCATTATATTTAAAATCCCAAGAGCTACACATCCTTTCATGAATAGTGACCACAGGGAGCATCTCTCCAGTAATAGCCTTGCCTTCACCACGTTTGGCCAGAACAAGTCTGTTATCCATAGATTTTGTTACAGCGTCATATTCTGCAGCAAGACGTGATGCAAAAGCCATGTCGCTTTCACCGGTTTGATCAATGTGACGCACGACAATTTTTGCAAGAGAAGGATCAACCTCGGGAATATAGCCATTGCGCGTTGCTATCTCTTGAATAATCTTGCCCAAGGTTATCTGATGATAAGATTGACTTTTTGGCGTTCGGTAAGACGTATTCATAGAAGCTGCACGTCCTGTCACACTTAAACTTTGTGGTGGACTGCTGACAGATATTTCATCAATCAGATAGGATCCCATGTCACGGGCTTTACCATTTTCATAACCAAGCGTTATGGAAATAACTGTTCCAATTAAAGGGATCTCTAAAAAACCATTATCACTGATGCGCGCACGGTCATCGAGCTCTATGGTAATCCGATCACTTTTGTCTTCTGCCTCATCGGTTATTTCAATCGATAAAACATAATCCATTAAAGCTTTTGTGACATCCTCACCATTAGACATCACTCTGCAGAAAGGCTTCATTGTTTTCTGCCCCAGAGCCTAATAACGGGTGTTGCTTGAGGGTAGGGAAGGGAAGGTAAAACAATTGTGATCCCCGCTTTTAAAATGGGTCCAAGATTTGCAAGTCCATCATTAACTGCATAAACACGCTCAACAGCCAGTGCTTGCTGACCCTTTGGATAGTGTCTCCAGCAAATGGCATCAACCATATCGCCATCTTTGGTAACGTAAATATCACTCACCAAATGCCTCCGTCTCCACCATATTCTCTCAGTTGCAATGTGAATTCTTGCTTGCGTGGATCACCGTTTAGACGAAAAAAGCTCTGTTTTTCATCTAGGGAAAGAATAACAAATTTACCGAAAATTTTGCCTTTTCCACTTACCAGCAAATGTGGTCCCATATGAGCCATGCTCCGCAATCTATCCAATTGACCGTAACTACCCTTGAAATTTGGATAAATCACACCTGATAAAGAATATTCGACATTAGCAATGGCCGGCAACTGAAACGCTGCTTTACTGCCTAGACGTCCTTGTTCTACCCAGGGAACATCATAAGTCATCTCAAGTTCTTGATAGGCAGCTGTTTGAACGGAAAAAATAAAATCCCCCAATGCTAACATCATGATGCTTAATCCGATAAACTTGAGTTAATTGCTAAACGTTGCTGTCTAGCTTGATCTGCAAGAGCTTTTTTAATAGCAGCACTAATATCCTGCGGTGAACCGCTGCCCCCACTGATGTTTAAACCGCTAATCGTAATAGATGCATCAACATTAGTCGTCTTATTTTCCTTATGTGCCATAATCGGTTCAGGCGCTTGAAATACCACTACGGAAGGTTGTTTGCCTCCATCGTTAACATATTCTCCATTTCTGTAATCACGTTGCTCAGGAGGGATGTTTGGAACAACAGTTGAATGAATAATCTTTTGTGCGTATGTTGTTGTCTCTTGTGTGAGATTCTTTAAACTCTCGGTCGTGCTTTTGCTTACTGTAACGTTGAAGCCTAACTTGTCTTTGACAAAATCAGGCATCCAACTCATTAATTTTTGCACCGCACCAGAAAGCCATTGTGTCATAGCATTCCATTTGCTTTTAATGCCATCCCACAGTCCCGTAATTAGATTGGAACCGACTTCAAATAAATTGAGATTAGAAAACCAATCAAAAAATTGATTAATTGTCTCTCCAAGAGAGTCCCATAACCGCCCACAGGAGGCCATAACTTCATCCCAATTTTCGTAAAGCCAAACAGCTGTTGCAACAAGCTTCTTAATACCATTAATGACATAACCGATAAGCGTATACTTCATAATGAAGTCACCCAGCTTAACAAAAGCATCGCAAATCTTATTGAGTGCTATAGTAAGCACTTTCTTGACTTTATCCCAATAGACATAAAGTGCGACCCCTGCTGCAATAAGCCCTATAATAGCTGCTGCTATCCACCCAACAGGTGTGGTCATAATGGCTGTACCAAATGTAAAAAAGGCTGTAGTAAGTGTGTAAATCGCTGTTATAAGTGGCCCCATAATAAGGGTAACAATAGTTGTACCAAATGTAACAAACGCTGCACCAACCACAGCAAGTGCTGAAACCAGTGGCCCCACAATGAAGGCCACAAGGGCTGCAAGACCTATTTTAAAAAGAGTTATTTCACCAGTGAGTGGTTCTAACCATTTAAACCAGCCTTTAATTTTTTCAGTAATATTTGCGATATTTTGCCTCAATTCAGAAGTAGGATCGCGTAAATCCTGTATAGCTTTCTTTAAGGTTTTTGCCCAATTTGCGACAGTTGTTTGAATGAGATCACGGTTTTCATCAATCAGCTCTGAAAAGGCATCAATCATATCATTGATTACCGGCATGAACCGTGCCCCAATAAAAGTGGCAACACCTCCCAGTTTTTTCTTAAAAGCTCCAAGCTTATCATTTAAATCTGCAGCATAGTGAGCAACATCAGCCCCCATAAGCCATCCGCTCTTTTTTGCCTTTTCAAACAACTCCTTGATAGGCTCCATACCTTGTGAGAGCATGGCAGCCATTTCCTTACCATCACCACCAAAAAGCAAGGCGGCAATATGTTGTCTTTGCGCTTGATTGTCTATCTTACTCATCTTGTCGGTTATTTCTTCCAACAAGTCTGAGTTTGATTTAAGCTTTCCAGAGGCATCTTTTACAGAAATGCCAAGCGCTTGAAACCCCATAATCCCCCTTTTTTGTCCCGCTAAAGCTTGTGCTGAACGCCTGTTTAAAACAGCCAGGGATTGTTGGAATTTCTCAGCAGAATAACCTGAATTATCCGCTGCATCACCCCATAACTGAAGATCTTTAACGCTCATACCTAAATGACGCGATGCGTGGTGAAGACTATCCCCCATATGCATGGTTTTCATAGTCACTGCAGTCAAGCTTGCAGCAAGACCACCACCAGCAAGGCCTAATGCTCCTGATAACATAGAAACACGGTTGGTTACTGTACCAAGAGCATTGCTGACCCCTTTTAAGCTTGCTGTCATTTTACGTGTTGCAGCCATAAGGCGATGGAGTCTTAATTTATTTGATAATTTATTTGATAAGTCCGTCAAACGCTTTTGAATACGTTTAATGGGTGCAGTTATCTTGTCTTCAAGGGTCAATCGCACCTTAGCATCTGCAACTGTTTTACTCATTTTTTCTTATACCTTTCTGCAGCTTTATGGCGCCAAAACCAGAGCTCTTGAGGTTCCATTTCCATCATCTCTGAAAGGGGCCAATGAAACACGATAGCAATATCGGCCATGAGTTCAGCGGCGGTTTCCCAGGTTAGGTAGCCCGCCGCTTTATAAAAGCCGCCAATTTTTTCCCGATATTTTCCATATCATCGACATCAAGTTCACCAACAGCCTCTTCAGGCCACCCAGAAAGACGTGAAATCATAATTATCGTTTGCTCAACACCTTCTGTTTTATCAGTAGCTTCGGCGTCTTTTACCTTTGGACGGCGTAAAGTGATTTCGGTGCGTTCTTTTCCTTCAACGTTAATGGGGAAGAGCAATTTATGGGTAATATTTTGTTTAATAGTCATTTTACATTCCTAAAAGTTCTCTATGTTTTGCTAATTGATCAACGCCATTGAATTTTCTCACCATGTTGTAAGCATCAATCTCAACGATTTCCTTGTCATTTTGAACATATTTGAAATAATTCAGGGTATAATTGATCGTTGTGGTAGACTTAGCACCAGGCTGCCATTGGCCAGGTTCATAGCCCTTGCAAAATCCACGCATGGAGATTACAACTCCTTCTTCTGCTGCACCCTGTGCTTGAATTGCACCACGCAAAGAAATATCAATATTGGGTTTACCCAAAAGACCTAGAAGTTCGTCAGAGCAATCTGCAACAGTCATAGAAAGCGTGAGCTCTTCCATTCCCATCTCGATTCCAACAGGAACATCCATGCCACCTGCACGAAAACTTTCAACGACGAAATTTAAACTTGGTAAAGTAACACTGTCACATTTTTCTCTATAGGGAATCCCATCAACATAAATGTTAAAATGTTTCAAAGCTCTTGGTAATCTAGGTGCAATCATTAAAGGATCTCCTCTATGTAATCATTGACAATACGCGAACGGAACGTGATACGTTCTGCTGGCGTAGTTGGTTGGAATTCGACATTGAAATAGACTTTTCCGCTTTCAATAGTGCTTGGATCATTAAGTTCTGAGTCAGGATAACAACGCCCTCCAATGATGGCGCCTTTCATTTTTAAGTCACGTAAATAAGCATTGACGCTTTCACTCACATCACTCAAATAAGTTTTTGTGATGTTTCGATCGACTGCCCACATATGTCCACGTAAAATGGCATCATTGATCATATCTGCAGTTCTCACCACGGATATAAAAGTAAACTTTGGATCTGATGAAAGCGTACGATTACCCCATAAGCGATAACCATTCTCGCGAATGATTGTTGTTATATGTTTTTCATTAAGCAAATTAGCACGACTGGAACTGTCACCAATGGCAAAATCAATGGGTCGTGCTGTACCACTAATGCCATTGATCCCTTTATTTGAAGGAGAATGCCAAAAACCGTGAGTGAAATCTGTTTTAGCAATAATACCGGCAACTACTGAACTTGCTGGTTCTTGTGAAATCTTTCCATTACGCAAAATGCTTACAAATGGGTCAGCTATGATGGCACGTTTGGAATCAAAATCTCCTCTCGTTGAGATTGCTTCTTCATCCGTTGTGTTGGGTCCATCAATCACCACAATAGCGCGTAAACGCTCAGCAATGCCAATTAGCTCTGCTGCTACGGGATTAGACATTTTTTTGATTGTCGCTTCGGCTGTGGCACCTTCTCCATCACCTTCAATGGTTACACGAGGTGCTTCTTCATAACCACTGCCAGCATAATCAACTCTAATGGATTTTACTTGTTCGCCCCAAACACTGGCTTTTGCCTTGGCATTGCCTTCTATTGTAACAGTAGCCTTAGTGTAACCACTGCCTCCGTCCGAGACACTTATAGCAGACACACCAGCATCGCGTTTGTGAGTAAAACCAGGAGCAATTAGAATGCGTGGTGTTTGCCCAACAATCGATTGTGCTCCTATGAAAGCATGGACACCTTCGTAAGCGCCATTGGCATTGACACCACCTAGAATATTCGTCAATGTTTCGTCGTCATCTTCACCTTCCTTTACGCGCACCACAACAACAATGGCACCGGCTTGTTTGAAAATCAGATCAACAGCATTGGGCAGTGTACCTTCTCCTGTGTTGTATTTGTCGAGTTTAGCTGCCTTGGAAAGAGATCCTGATATTAAAACCGGTGTATTAAGAGGAAAGACCTCTTCATCTGCATTAGGTGCTGTACCTACAATGCCTATAACTGCCGACTGAATTGGCGCAATAGGGCGTGTGCCATCGTCGTTTTCGATGACTTCAACCCCATGTAAAAATCCTGATGCCATTCTTGGTGCTCCTTTAATGATTGGATGATAAAAAATAAAGGCCAAATAAATCTATTTGGCCTTGCACTGCTTTCTTAAGAAAGGTTTTGATGAAACTTAACTGAAGTGTCCTTCTTTACACCTCTATGGGATCTTCAGATGACTCCGGTTGTGTTGTTTCAGTGAAAGATAAGTCGTCTTTTTCTTCCTCAACAGGAGGAGAGAATTGGCCATCTTTATAAATCCAACCAATTTGAGCTTCATTTGAAGCAATGGCTTCCCCTTCAAACGGGTAAACATAATCCTCTGGTCCAACAATAATGTTAGTTACCACACCATTTTCAACAACTGCATAATTCATTCAAAACTCCTTTGTAAAATTTTTTAGAGCGTTAATTTTTCCATAATCTGATAAGAACAGCACCATTGGCTCCCTTACCGCCAACGCCTTTAACTCCATGAGCACCCGCACCGCCACCGCCATAACCTGCTCCTCCAGCTCCTGAGGTATATGCACCTGCGCCCTGTTCTCCAGTAGCTCCTTTTATGGCATTGCCAGCATCACCACCAAAGCCACTTATTTGTTTATATTTTCCATCCCCTCCATTATAACCATTACAACCTCTGACAGGACCTGGGTTCTCATCCGTTACCAAGCCATAGTTGCCTCCTCTACTTCCTTTGCCACCTAAAGAAGAATCATCGCCACCGTTGCCACCTGCGACTACAATAAAATTATTACCTATAATTGTGTATCCTCCATTTTTGCCATGTATTTTTCCACTCACCTGTGCTCCACCTTTACCAATAACGATATCGTGATGTCCATTTAAACTTAATTTATAGCCATACCAAACCATGCAACCGCTCCCACCGCCGCCACCGCCTAGATAATTATCATTCTGTGCACCCCCACCGCCGCCACCGCCGCCCCATGCTTGGATCTCAACTTTGGTTTTATCAGTTACCCAATCTGGCCACTGAATCTTCCCACTTTGTGTAATAAGTAATTCAGCATCAGCAAGCTCTGGCCAATCAATGAGTTTATCAATTAAACTTGTGCTTTTATCAGGTAAAGACCGTTTCAGTTTTTCAATTTCTTTTGACATAGCTTCATCCAATTGCAGTTTTGTATAAACGGATTCATCATCAACCTTGAGAGGCCCTTTGAGCAAGCTTTCAGTTACACTTAACTGTGTCACCACGTTATCTTCTTGTTTCAAAGTTAAAGAAGAGGCTTCAGTTAATTCAATGCCTTCTTCAATGCTGACCTTTCCTTTGAAAACATTGGTATCTTCCCACTCATTTTTACCCGATAAACATCCATAATTTTTCAGATCTACATTGACAGTTGCTATATATTCCTCAAGATCTGTGATATCCTTAACATCATGCTGATGTTCGCCTAAGAGTGACTTAATACTGTCAAATGCAAAGCGATCCTCACCTGATTTATATAAAACATGGGTTTCAGTTGCATCGTTGGCACCTTCAACATCAGTTAAATCAACCAAAGCAAAGGTTTTATCTGCTGCCATCTTGCCACTTAGTACATCTTCAAGTTCGCTTACTTCACTTATCACATGAGTATGCTGTGAAGGTGCTTTACCATCTGCTTTTTCATCCAGATCAGAAACCGCCTGATCAATTATTATCAAATCTTCGCGTGTAATAGGAAATTCAGTGCTAATAAAACGGCCTTCTTTGGGTAATTCCATTGCTAATTTCTCTGTTTTCGCCATGATATTACTCCTGTCAAACTTAAATGCTAAAAGCTTTATAAGCTCAGATTGATTTATTCTTTTTCATATGGTTTTTTCCATATTCTTATAAGAACAGCGCCATCAGCTCCAGAACCGCTGATACTATCATTTCCGTTAGTTTCAATACTAGTTTTCATATTGTTTCCATGAGCACCACTACCGCCACCACCAAATCCACGACCTGGTTTGCCTGAAATAAGGCGCCCAGTTCCTATCCCTCCACAACCACCTCTTGATGTATCCCCTCCGGCATCGCCACCATGACCACTCATAAGGTAATGGGTACCTTTTGTTCCCGGACTACCATAGCTGTGTTTAGCAAGACCTGGACGACCGTCGACAAAGTTTCCTACTTTTTCTCCTTTTCCTCCTTCGCCACCTTCTCCTAATTTATCACTATTCGTGCGACCAGCACCACCACCTCTGCCGCCTGTGGCTTTAATAAAGTCATCTCCGATAGTTGTGTCTCCTCCAGCGTTGCCTGACACATTTTTATTTTGCACAGAAGCTCCCCCTTTACCAATGACGAAATTTTCACGTCCTTTTAAAGCTCTTTTATAGCCATACCACACTGAGCCGCCACCGCCACCTCCTCCTCCGCCCGGCCAATAATCATTTGTTGAACCTCCACCAGAACCGCCGCCGCCCCATGCTTGGATTTCAACCACGGCTTCATCCGTTATCCAATCTGGCCACTCAATCTTTCCACTTTGCGTATAAAGTAATTCTGCATCAGCAAGCTCTGGCCAATCAATGAGCTTATTGATAACAACAGAGCAACTTGAGTTCTCATCAGTCAAAGATTGTTTCAGTTTTTCGATTGCTTCTGATATAGCTTTATCCGCTTGCGGTTTGGTATAAACGAGCTCATCATCAACCTTAAGAGGCCCTTTAAGCGAGCTCCCAGTTGCGTTTAAATTGGTCACCACTTTATCATTCTGTTTCAAAGTTAGAGAAGAGATTTCAGTTAATTCAATGTCCTTTTCAACACTGATTTTTCCTTTGAAAACATTCGTATCTTTCCACTCATTTCTACCCGACAAACGCCCATAATTTGTTAATCCTTCATTGACGCTTTCTACATACTCCTCAAGGCCTGTGATATCTTCAATTGTATGCTGGTGTTCTCCTACGAGTGATTGAGCAGAGCTAAATGCAAAGTGATCCTTACCCGATTTATATAAAACATGATTTTCAGCAGCATCGTTGGCACTTTCGACATCAGTTAAATCAACCAAGGCAAAGGTCTTATCTGCCTCCATCTTTCCACTTAGCGCATCTTCAAGTCCACTGATCTCACTCATCACATGAGTGTGTTGTGAAGGAGCCTTCTCATCCACCTTTTCATCCAGATCAGAAACGGCTTGATCAATGATGGTTAGGTTTTTACGTAAAAGAGGAAACTCAGCGCTGATAAAGCGACCTTCTTGAGGTAATTCCATTCCTAACTTCTCTGTTTTCGCCATAATATTACTCCTGTCACATAATTCCCGCACCAAAATCACTTGCCATAGAACGTGCAGCAGGACCGCCAGTTAATGTCAGTCTCAAACGTGCTTGCCCAGCTGTCTTATCCTCACTGACAAATTTGCGTTCCGTCCACAGTGGTTCTGCGAGTTGTTCTGTTTCTTCTAATTTTAGGGAAGTGAAATCACCATCATCCAGTTGCAGCTCCATTTTGAAAGTCGAACCGCCTGGTAAAAAAGTTTTAATATAACTGGTTAGTCTCGACTTTTCTCCAAAGGAAAAAGCACGTGTGACATAGGTTGCTTCTTTTCTAATCTTGCCCGCGATCAATTCAATGGGAGCAAACAACACTGGCGATAGCTTCCCGGTCCCTTTTAAAATGGCACGTAACTGGACTTTTTCACTGATATATTCCGTTAAACTCAGCAATTGGAACGGTAAGAGTTGATAAATTGTGCCGTTGTTGCGTTCAATTTCAAAGATGACAGAACATTCACTGGAAGGCAATTCAATCGCTGCACGCACCTGTAAATCAGAACATTCTTTGAGATCAAACTCACCTAAATCGACAGTTTTTTCTGTTTGTGTATAACGAGCAGCAAGTACACGAAATGCTAAGGCCTCATCTTGATGAGCTGTCCATGTTTGCGCATTTACAGAAGAAAAACGAGGACCTGTGATATAAGGATGGCTAGAAACATATCTTTGGTTTTCTTCGTCAAAATCTCCAAGTTTTGCTAATGAAACAGAATGATCGCCATCATCTGTTTTAATGACAAAGGCGGTTAAACGATCATTAAGCACGGTTAATGGAACACTATAGCGTGCTGCAGCCCATCCCGTTTCAGCCTCTTTCATTGAGAATAAAGCTTGTGCTTGAATGTCCGCTGTAGGGTAGCCATTGTCTGTTGTAACAAGATCTACCATCAAATCATGCGCACGATTACCAATCTTGCAAATATGGAAATCAATACCTGTTATTTGCCGCGTTTCATCAGGTGTAAAGACTTGTGCTTGTGGATCAGATTTTTTCCATACACGCACTGTTGTGACACGCCGCATAACCTGCACATCAATCACACCTTGCCCTGTGAAAAGGCCTGTAGCCGTTGTTTTTCCTGTACCAACAGCAATGACGTTCTTTGTTCCTGCTGTAATGTCTTTAGGAATTTTAAACTTCCCTTCAATAATGCCTTGAGCATTGGCAGTAAGCGTCTCTTTTGGTAAAACACTAACGCCATCAAATGTCAGACTTTCTAAAACCTCTCCTTTACCAAAGCCTTCAATCTTAAAGTTGAGATCAATTTGTCTTAAGAAATCAATTTGCTCTTGATGTGTACTGACCAGTTCATCCTTCGTTTCTGTAGTACGACCACCCCCAGGACGGCTGCCCATAGACAGTTCATTTGTTACACCTGAAAGCCAATCCGTGCGTTGAACACGCCAGAAGTCCGTTGCAGGGGTGAGAGCGAGTGTGCCTGGCAATGGGTCAAAGTTTTGATAAGGATTGATTTTCTCGCAAGCAGTCATCAACTCTTGCGCAATGATCACTTCATTCTCCCAATCAAGGGTGACAGGCTCATTTAAAGGAGCGTAGTAAAATGTAGGTTCAATCGCAAGGCGTAATAAACCCTGACCTATGGCACCTGTTTGCTCGATTCCTTCATCACGAAGGCTGTCATCAAGAAAAGGATCGGCAATCATCCCTTTTTTGGAGACAGGTTCTTTTGAATCAACATTGCTCTTAATCTTTTCAAGCTGTAACAACCGATCAAGATCAAGAACACGGTTAAAATAGCGCCACATTTCAGCATAAGGGGCAACACGTGTGCCATTATTATCGACACGTGGATAATCAAGCCAATTGTTTGTGATCGTTGCAAGCGATAAGATATCATCAGGAACACTAGGTGCTATGGGATTGTCTGCTGAAATTCCTTGAATATAAACCACATTCCCTTGAGCATTTAAGCCTATGCGGTCAATACGAGGCAGTTTGTAGGTGTAACTGACAATAATATCTCCACCTTCAGCACCATCCGTGACAGTAATTTCCCGCGCTGTAATTTTATCAGCATCCACCTTTGCACGATAGTGATAGGTAACCTCATAAGTGCTACCTGGTTTAGGTTCATCACCGGATAAAGACCAGTCAATCGTATCACCCGTCTTTTTAAAGTCTACGCCTTCTTTAAAGTCCTTTTTATCCTGAGTCACCTTAACAAAACTCACAATACTTTTATCGGGAACCCCATCACGCCCTGAGGCTACCGCACCGCGTGTGACATTGGTTGTCTTTTCTTTTGTGAGTAGAATAGAGTGAACAGTCGCAATGGGAAAATAATAAGTTTCAAACGTAAAGCTTGTCTTCTCCGATTTAGTTGCCTTGGCTTTCTTGGATGTAAAGAGATGTGTTTCACTTGGCACTATGCCTTCACAGTAGTCTTCTGGCTCTTCATGCCTTAAAGCAGCAAGGCGTTTATGTTTAAAGCCATTAATATTGGCTTCACCTTCTTCGATACTA from Bartonella sp. WD16.2 encodes the following:
- a CDS encoding Bgr_08870 family protein, whose product is MAKTEKLGMELPQEGRFISAEFPLLRKNLTIIDQAVSDLDEKVDEKAPSQHTHVMSEISGLEDALSGKMEADKTFALVDLTDVESANDAAENHVLYKSGKDHFAFSSAQSLVGEHQHTIEDITGLEEYVESVNEGLTNYGRLSGRNEWKDTNVFKGKISVEKDIELTEISSLTLKQNDKVVTNLNATGSSLKGPLKVDDELVYTKPQADKAISEAIEKLKQSLTDENSSCSVVINKLIDWPELADAELLYTQSGKIEWPDWITDEAVVEIQAWGGGGSGGGSTNDYWPGGGGGGGGGSVWYGYKRALKGRENFVIGKGGASVQNKNVSGNAGGDTTIGDDFIKATGGRGGGAGRTNSDKLGEGGEGGKGEKVGNFVDGRPGLAKHSYGSPGTKGTHYLMSGHGGDAGGDTSRGGCGGIGTGRLISGKPGRGFGGGGSGAHGNNMKTSIETNGNDSISGSGADGAVLIRIWKKPYEKE
- a CDS encoding DUF4815 domain-containing protein, with amino-acid sequence MEHESGLPFAIDRSVGKDEQQSVVFYGERSFIQSAELNEVQTIIRGRHDRLGRLVAKEGDRIERADAFVDQETKKVTLTEGKIFIAGDIFPVSETILNNVPMLGRVEIGVKLQKQWITHEDDPQLLGQIPGTLAEGEPGAARETAKLVWALENDKQEGVFFPVYVLQDGTLIDQKPPSLLEPALQAIATYDRAHGHYIVNGCRVTALGQNDGKQIFSIEEGEANINGFKHKRLAALRHEEPEDYCEGIVPSETHLFTSKKAKATKSEKTSFTFETYYFPIATVHSILLTKEKTTNVTRGAVASGRDGVPDKSIVSFVKVTQDKKDFKEGVDFKKTGDTIDWSLSGDEPKPGSTYEVTYHYRAKVDADKITAREITVTDGAEGGDIIVSYTYKLPRIDRIGLNAQGNVVYIQGISADNPIAPSVPDDILSLATITNNWLDYPRVDNNGTRVAPYAEMWRYFNRVLDLDRLLQLEKIKSNVDSKEPVSKKGMIADPFLDDSLRDEGIEQTGAIGQGLLRLAIEPTFYYAPLNEPVTLDWENEVIIAQELMTACEKINPYQNFDPLPGTLALTPATDFWRVQRTDWLSGVTNELSMGSRPGGGRTTETKDELVSTHQEQIDFLRQIDLNFKIEGFGKGEVLESLTFDGVSVLPKETLTANAQGIIEGKFKIPKDITAGTKNVIAVGTGKTTATGLFTGQGVIDVQVMRRVTTVRVWKKSDPQAQVFTPDETRQITGIDFHICKIGNRAHDLMVDLVTTDNGYPTADIQAQALFSMKEAETGWAAARYSVPLTVLNDRLTAFVIKTDDGDHSVSLAKLGDFDEENQRYVSSHPYITGPRFSSVNAQTWTAHQDEALAFRVLAARYTQTEKTVDLGEFDLKECSDLQVRAAIELPSSECSVIFEIERNNGTIYQLLPFQLLSLTEYISEKVQLRAILKGTGKLSPVLFAPIELIAGKIRKEATYVTRAFSFGEKSRLTSYIKTFLPGGSTFKMELQLDDGDFTSLKLEETEQLAEPLWTERKFVSEDKTAGQARLRLTLTGGPAARSMASDFGAGIM